The following are encoded together in the Microcoleus sp. FACHB-68 genome:
- a CDS encoding photosystem I reaction center subunit IX (Enables the organization of the psaE and psaF subunits): MQGLPRYLSSAPVLATIWISLQAAGLIVFNYYFPDLLFHPLP, translated from the coding sequence ATGCAAGGTTTACCCAGATATCTTTCCTCCGCGCCGGTTCTCGCCACAATTTGGATTTCCCTTCAGGCTGCCGGCCTGATTGTGTTTAACTACTACTTCCCTGATCTGCTGTTCCATCCTCTTCCGTAG